Proteins encoded together in one Leucoraja erinacea ecotype New England chromosome 30, Leri_hhj_1, whole genome shotgun sequence window:
- the pex10 gene encoding peroxisome biogenesis factor 10 isoform X2, translating to MAVLPVNQPHFIRSNQKDEYYLGSLRSCASDVFQIFAGARRWLEWRKEVELLVELAYFSLTTFAGFQTLGEEYVNIVQVDSSGRRVPSRGRRAALIVLHTCVPYLLDRGLVRLELHLQTASEGFRPQDTRWLPARSRFSQRLQSAISRLSDQQRKALLQAIYLLRQVVSFLHRLHLGIFYLNGSYYHIAKRFTSISYKFLAGSPSPQLPLYTVFGRTTAFDSDALRPPLLLGVHHGMVQHKSRMSSLPGDVPAPTTNLLATLRLG from the exons ATGGCCGTGCTGCCAGTCAACCAGCCTCATTTCATTCGTTCCAACCAGAAGGATGAGTACTACCTAGGCTCCCTACGGAGCTGTGCCAGTGACGTCTTCCAGATCTTTGCTG GTGCGAGGCGATGGCTGGAATGGAGGAAGGAGGTCGAGTTACTGGTGGAGTTGGCGTACTTTTCTCTAACTACATTTGCAG GTTTTCAGACACTGGGTGAGGAGTACGTTAACATTGTCCAGGTGGACTCCAGTGGGCGGCGGGTGCCTTCCCGAGGCAGACGGGCCGCTCTCATCGTTCTTCACACATGTGTTCCTTACCTGCTGGACCGAGGACTCGTCCGCCTGGAGCTGCACCTGCAGACGGCCAGTGAGGGGTTCCGTCCGCAGGACACCCGATGGCTCCCAGCAAGATCGAGATTCTCCCAGCGGCTGCAGAGCGCCATCAGTAGGCTGAGCGATCAGCAGAGGAAAGCGCTGCTTCAGGCCATCTACCTCCTGCGACAGGTGGTCTCCTTCCTCCACCGCCTGCATCTCGGCATCTTCTACCTCAACGGTTCCTACTACCACATTGCCAAAAGATTCACCAGCATCTCCTAT AAATTCCTCGCAGGATCTCCCAGTCCACAACTCCCGTTGTATACTGTGTTTGGAAGAACGACGGCATTCGACAGCGACGCCTTGCGGCCACCTCTTCTGTTGGGAGTGCATCACGGAATGGTGCAACACAAAA GCAGAATGTCCTCTTTGCCGGGAGATGTTCCAGCCCCAACGACTAATCTACTTGCGACATTACGTTTAGGATGA
- the pex10 gene encoding peroxisome biogenesis factor 10 isoform X1, whose product MAVLPVNQPHFIRSNQKDEYYLGSLRSCASDVFQIFAGARRWLEWRKEVELLVELAYFSLTTFAGFQTLGEEYVNIVQVDSSGRRVPSRGRRAALIVLHTCVPYLLDRGLVRLELHLQTASEGFRPQDTRWLPARSRFSQRLQSAISRLSDQQRKALLQAIYLLRQVVSFLHRLHLGIFYLNGSYYHIAKRFTSISYLCVRGLFCDSAAIRWSYELLGKVSLLQLVLMLIMQVNSHRQRHRARQEWKLHRNLPCSRNSSQDLPVHNSRCILCLEERRHSTATPCGHLFCWECITEWCNTKAECPLCREMFQPQRLIYLRHYV is encoded by the exons ATGGCCGTGCTGCCAGTCAACCAGCCTCATTTCATTCGTTCCAACCAGAAGGATGAGTACTACCTAGGCTCCCTACGGAGCTGTGCCAGTGACGTCTTCCAGATCTTTGCTG GTGCGAGGCGATGGCTGGAATGGAGGAAGGAGGTCGAGTTACTGGTGGAGTTGGCGTACTTTTCTCTAACTACATTTGCAG GTTTTCAGACACTGGGTGAGGAGTACGTTAACATTGTCCAGGTGGACTCCAGTGGGCGGCGGGTGCCTTCCCGAGGCAGACGGGCCGCTCTCATCGTTCTTCACACATGTGTTCCTTACCTGCTGGACCGAGGACTCGTCCGCCTGGAGCTGCACCTGCAGACGGCCAGTGAGGGGTTCCGTCCGCAGGACACCCGATGGCTCCCAGCAAGATCGAGATTCTCCCAGCGGCTGCAGAGCGCCATCAGTAGGCTGAGCGATCAGCAGAGGAAAGCGCTGCTTCAGGCCATCTACCTCCTGCGACAGGTGGTCTCCTTCCTCCACCGCCTGCATCTCGGCATCTTCTACCTCAACGGTTCCTACTACCACATTGCCAAAAGATTCACCAGCATCTCCTAT CTGTGCGTGCGTGGCTTGTTTTGTGACAGTGCTGCAATCCGGTGGAGTTACGAGTTGTTGGGGAAGGTGTCATTGCTGCAGCTGGTACTGATGCTCATCATGCAGGTGAACAGTCACAGGCAGCGGCATCGTGCCAGGCAGGAGTGGAAACTTCACCGCAACCTTCCCTGCTCGAG AAATTCCTCGCAGGATCTCCCAGTCCACAACTCCCGTTGTATACTGTGTTTGGAAGAACGACGGCATTCGACAGCGACGCCTTGCGGCCACCTCTTCTGTTGGGAGTGCATCACGGAATGGTGCAACACAAAA GCAGAATGTCCTCTTTGCCGGGAGATGTTCCAGCCCCAACGACTAATCTACTTGCGACATTACGTTTAG